The genomic stretch AACTCATGGAGATAGGACAAATACCGAAAAGGAGAAAACCAAATAATAATTTTTTTAACATAAGTATCTTTTATTTAATATTGTTGTTTAAAGTTTATCGTTGCTAGATAAGTAAAATTAATTAAGTCAACTTAATAAGGTTTCTAACAAAGGTGCAAGTTCTTTTTTTTGTATACTGCAACGTAGACGTCTTACCCTTAAGATAGCGTTTAAATCGGCGAGTGCATTAGAGAAGTTTTCATTTACGATTAAATAATCATATTCATCATAATGGGTTAATTCAGCTTTTGCGTCGGCCATGCGTTTTTTTATGATGTCTTTTTTATCCTGTGCTCTAAGATGCAGTCTTTTTTCTAATACCTCCCAGGAAGGAGGGATAATAAAAATTCCTATCGATTCGGGCATTTTTTCTCTAATTTGCTGTGCCCCTTGCCAGTCAATTTCAAGTATGATATCGATACCGGCTTCAATTTTTTTTGTCACCCAATCGAGTGAAGTACCATAATAATGATCAAAAACGATAGCATGTTCTAACAAAGATTTTTTTTGAATAAGTTGTTTAAATTCTGTTTGGTCAATAAAATGGTAATCTATACCTTCCTTTTCACCCGGACGCGGTGGCCGTGTTGTATAGGAAATAGAAACTTCTAAGTTAGCTACCGACTCTAACAGTGCGTTAACGAGACTGGTTTTTCCACCACCTGAAGGTGCTGATATAATATAAAGTGTTCCGGGTATGTTCATAATTTACTCGATATTTTGCACTTGTTCGCGCATTTCTTCTATCAAAACCTTGACGTTAACGGCTGATAAGGTCAGTTCGGCATTTAATGATTTAGAAGCCAAAGTGTTTGCTTCACGATTCAATTCTTGTAATAAAAAATCAAGTTGCTTGCCTTGAGCTTGGTTTTTTGCCAATAAATTCTTAAATTCATGTAGATGGATCTGTAAACGATCCAGCTCTTCTGCTACATCCGTCTTCTGAGCAAATAATAACATTTCCTGCTCTAAACGGTTAGGATCTAAGCTGGTTTTAATTTCATGTAATCGAGCTAGAACTTTTTCGCGTTGCAGATGTAAAATGTGCGGTAATTGAATTTGAATATGCTGAAGCAGATCGGCAAGTTTTGTTAAGCGCAGATTTAATAATTCAAAAATGGCTTTACCTTCAATACTACGTACCTGACAAAAATCTTCTAAAGTCTCAGAAAATAAAGTCATTAATTCAGGTTGTATCACTTCAATACTTAATTCGGGAAATTTGAGTAATTGTGGCCAACGCAATAGTTCTCCTGGATTTAAGGGTGTGTTGGTATGTGCAAGATGGCCAATTTTCTTATAAGCGCCGATAAGCGAGAGGGTTAACTCTTCATCGATCTCAATCGGCATCGCTTTATTGAGATAGGACTTATAACGTAACTTGGCTTCTACTCTGCCGCGCTGCAAGCGTGCTTGCAGTTGTTTTCGGATCAAGGGTTCTAAATGGCTGAAGGTATCAGGTAAGGAAAGAACGATTTCTAAATATCGATGGTTGACACTACGAATTTCCCATGCGGCCTGACCCGATTCGGCTTGTTTTTCTTTTCTGGCAAAAGCCGTCATGCTATTGGTCATGGTAATTTTCAAGTTAAAAAGTATAATGCATGTTTTTACAGGCCCTATTTTAATCACTCTGCAAATAAAATCTAGTTTTATAAAAGGAAAGTAACCATGCGTGCGACAAAACGTGTTAATGATGAGCTTCGCGTAATCAACATGACTCGTTCTTATACGCAATATGCGGAAGGTTCGGTACTAATAGCGTTTGGCAATACCAAAGTGCTTTGCACAGCAAGCGTAGTACCCGGGGTACCAAAATTTTTAAAGGGTTCAGGTCAAGGTTGGATTACTGCAGAATATGGTATGTTACCTCGAGCAACACATACTCGTTCCGAACGAGAGGCGACTAGAGGCAAGCAAACCGGTCGAAGTTTAGAAATTCAACGCTTAATTGGACGTGTTTTACGTGTGAGCGTGG from Rickettsiella endosymbiont of Miltochrista miniata encodes the following:
- the gmk gene encoding guanylate kinase — its product is MNIPGTLYIISAPSGGGKTSLVNALLESVANLEVSISYTTRPPRPGEKEGIDYHFIDQTEFKQLIQKKSLLEHAIVFDHYYGTSLDWVTKKIEAGIDIILEIDWQGAQQIREKMPESIGIFIIPPSWEVLEKRLHLRAQDKKDIIKKRMADAKAELTHYDEYDYLIVNENFSNALADLNAILRVRRLRCSIQKKELAPLLETLLS
- a CDS encoding YicC/YloC family endoribonuclease — encoded protein: MTNSMTAFARKEKQAESGQAAWEIRSVNHRYLEIVLSLPDTFSHLEPLIRKQLQARLQRGRVEAKLRYKSYLNKAMPIEIDEELTLSLIGAYKKIGHLAHTNTPLNPGELLRWPQLLKFPELSIEVIQPELMTLFSETLEDFCQVRSIEGKAIFELLNLRLTKLADLLQHIQIQLPHILHLQREKVLARLHEIKTSLDPNRLEQEMLLFAQKTDVAEELDRLQIHLHEFKNLLAKNQAQGKQLDFLLQELNREANTLASKSLNAELTLSAVNVKVLIEEMREQVQNIE